A window of Hymenobacter siberiensis genomic DNA:
AGCTTGTCCAGTTGCGCCACCGCCTCCTGCACCGTCTCATTAAATAGCACCCGGCCAAACCCCGCCAGCTCCTCGGGCAGGCGGCTCCAGCTTTTGCCCTCCTCGGCCTGCCCCAGCGCATATTCCGCCAGCGTCTGCGACAGTAGCTTGCTGTTCGGGTCGCGGTTCACCTTGTCCAGCAGCGCGGCCACCGCGCTTTGCAGCACGCTGTCCGTATCCAGCTCTACCTCAAACGTGGCCGGCAAGCCCAGCTCCCGGGTAAACGCCGTCACAATCCGCTGCACAAACGAGTCAATCGTGCTCACCCCAAAATCGGCATAGTGGTACAGCACCAGCCGGAACGTGGCTGCCGCCCGCCGCCGCACCTCCGCCGCCGGCAGCTTCAGTTCGGCCGCAATGTCGGCCAGCAGCGTATCTGTTTTGCCCTCCCTGGGGTAGGCAAAATCCCGCAGCGCATCCACAATGCGGTGCTTCATTTCCCCCGCCGCATCGTTGGTAAACGTAATGGCCAGCACCCGCTTGAAATACGCCGGGTCGTCGGCCCCCAGCGCCAGCAGCAGGTATTCTTTCGTTAATTGGTACGTCTTGCCGGAGCCGGCCGAAGAGGAGTAGATGCGGAAGGAGGGAGGCATTAAGAAAGCACGTTGTGAATTGAACTGTACAAAATCAAACTAAATATGTCGATTTTCGGGCTGTTTGCTGATGATAAGAAATATTCCAAGAATGTTCAGGGTAGAGAAATGCTGCGTAATAACTTGGGGTTTGAGCATTTCTATTGGTATCCACTGCACGACCCTAAGCCGCTTAATTCGGAATATTTCGAAGAGGACGTTTTCCTTGAAAAATTCGGTATCGAAAAGCTTGTTGCATTAATAACCCAACTTGGATTCGATAGATTGAATGTCATCACTGAAACTGAAGAGGATGAAAAAATCAATATTAATGAATTAGAAGAATATTCTGGGATTGAGAAAATATATTTCGATGAGAAAGGAGAATGGGCAATCTACTTTTCTCATGAAAATACGGTCATGTTCATTGGACCAATAATCACAGACTCACTCAAGGCAAATTGGAGTAACTGGAAAGATTTCAGTGACCCGTGGGAGAGCAGTTAAGGATTTGTCGAAACGGTCAGCCAACTCACCATCTCTGCCGTTACACGTACTGGCCTGCCGCTCTTGGGGTCGAGTAGTACCCAAGTCGTTTCCGCCTCGCACAGCAGCACGCCATCGGCGGCGCGGGTGAGGCGGGTGTAGCGCAGCGACGTGGCCCCGCTGGTTTCGCCCACCCAGGTGCTGGCCCGCAGCGTCTCGCCCGCGAAGGCCGATTGCAGGTAGCGGATGCGATGTTCGCGCACTACCCAAATAATCTGGTCGTGCAGCTCGGCGGGGCAAATGCTCAGCCAGTGCGCGCCGGCCACATCCTGTACCCAGCGCACGTATTCGACATTATTGGCGTGGCCCAGCGCATCAATGGCACTGGTCGGAACTTGAAAATCGTGCGAAAAAGCGTGGGCGGGCGCGTCGGGCATACTGTATGTATATAGGGGAGCGCGCAAAGGTCGACATTCATTGAAAAAAAATACCTATGGACTTGGTCATTTGGAAATTATGCCTATCTTTGATGCAACCTAAGAAACCAAGCCACGGTGGCCCAAAAGCTTAGGGAAACCCACAACACAACCACCATGCCCACCGGAACGGTAAAATTCTTTAATGAGACCAAAGGCTTTGGTTTCATCAAAAACGACGAAACTGGCGATGACATTTTCGTACACATCAGCGACTTGCAAGTAAGCTCGATTCGCGAAAATGACAAAGTTCAATTCGAAGTGGCTCAGGGCAAAAAAGGCCCGAACGCTGTGAAAGTGACGCTGGTTTAGTCCTGTCCTAGCTTTGTTCTTAATAAGAAAGCCCGCCTCCTGGCGGGCTTTTTTTATGCCCGTTTGGTGACATTGAACAAATCCAGAACGTCATGCTGAGCGTAGCCGAAGCATCTCGCGTGTGGTAGTGACTCAATCGTTAAAAGGATTAGTGGCGGCACGCGAGATGCTTTGGCTACGCTCAGCATGACGTTCCAACAGGGGTTCTAAAATTCATTTCAGCTATTGTCTAGCTTTTCCAAAAAATAAATCCTACCTTTGCACCCGCATTTGAGGACGGCCCAAGTCCGCGCAAGCCCGAGAGAGGCGCTAACGCATTGGCCGCGTAGTTTTTTGGTTGTTTTTTCCCGCCTGATTGTGACAAGGTAGAAGGAGGGGAAACGTCGCTGAGTACGGCTGTTTTCAGAGCTGAGTCTCTTTTTCCCCCCCTTATCAACTCCAATCATGGAAGCTGAAAAAATTGTAGTTCGCTTTGACGAACTGAACCTCTCTGAGGAAGTACAACGCGCCATCACCGAGATGGGCTACGAGGAAGCTTCGGCCATTCAGGCCGCTGCTATTCCCGTGCTGCTCGCTGGCAAAGACGTTATCGGCCAGGCCCAGACGGGTACCGGCAAAACCGCTGCCTTCTCCATTCCCGCCATCGATAATATCGATACCGAGAGCAAAGACGTGCAGGTATTGGTGCTCTGCCCCACCCGCGAACTCGCGGTGCAGGTTTCGGGCGAAATCCAGAAGCTGGGCAAGTATAAGCGTGGCCTGATGGTGGTGCCCATCTACGGCGGCAGCCCTTACGACCGTCAGCTCCGCGCCCTGGAGCGTGGTGTACAGATTGTTATCGGTACGCCCGGTCGCATCATGGACCACATCGAGCGTGGCACCCTGAAGCTGGAAAACACTACCAAAATCATTCTGGATGAAGCCGACGAAATGCTCGACATGGGCTTCCGAGACGACATCGAGTTCATCCTGAGCAAGATGCCCAAGGAGCGCCAGACGGTGTTCTTCTCGGCCACGATGAGCAAGCCCATCATGGAGCTCACCAAGAAGTACCAGCGCGACCCGCAGGTAGTGAAGGTGAACCATAAGACGATGACGGTGACCAACATCGAGCAGAGCTACTTCGAGGTGCGCGGTCCCCAGAAAAAGGACGTCCTGACCCGCATCCTCGACATGTACAACCTGAAGTCGACCATCGTTTTCGCTAACACGAAGCGGATGGTGGACGAAATTGTGGCCGACCTGCAAGCCAAAGGCTACTTCGCCGAAGGTCTGCACGGCGACATGGGCCAGCAGCAGCGCCAGAACACGCTCGATAAATTCCGCAAGTCGACCATCGAAGTGCTGGTTGCGACCGACGTAGCCGCCCGCGGCATCGACGTAGATAACGTGGAAGCCGTATTCAACTACGACCTGCCGGCCGACGAAGAATATTACGTACACCGCATTGGCCGCACGGGCCGCGCTGGCAAGTCGGGCAAAGCCTTCACGTTCGTGAGCGGCCGCGACATTTACAAGCTGCGCGACATCATGCGCTTCACCAAGGCCGACATCAAGTTGGCGCAGGTGCCGTCGTTTGCCGATGTTTCGGAAGTGAAAACCACGCTGTTCCTGAACCAGATTAAGGAAATCGTGGAGAAAGGTAACCTGGAGAAGTACGTGGGCCGCGTGCAGCGTCTGCTCGACCAGAGCGAGGAAATCACTTCGCTCGACATCGCCGCCGCGCTGCTGAAAATGACCATGAAGGAGGATAAGAGTGCTCAGCAGAGCCTCGACGCCAGCAAGGCCGCCGGCCAGGCGCGCCCCGGCTACACCCGCCTGTTCGTGACGATGGGCAAGAAAGACCGGATTCACCCCCGCGACATCGTGGACCTGATTTCGGAATCGAGCAACCTGACCGGTGCCAAAGTAGGCGATATCGCCCTCTACGACAAGTTCAGCTTCGTGGAAGTACCGTCGGAATACGCCGATGAGATTGTGGGTAAACTGGGCCGCACCAGCATCCAGGGCACTCCGGTTAGCTTCAGCATCGCTACTCCCGTGCAGGAAGGCGCCGCTAAAGAGGAAGGTTTCAACCGCACGGGCGGCACGGGTGGTCCCGGCGGCTTCGGCGGCGACCGCGAGCGTCGTCCCTTCAACGGCGGTGAGCGTCGTGAGGGTGGCAGCGGCTACGGCGGCGGCTACAAAGGCGGTAACCGTGGTGGTGGCAGCTTCGGCGGTGGCGAGCGTCGCGAAGGTGGCAGCGGCTACGGTGGTGGCTACAAAGGCAACCGCGACGGTGGCAGCGGCTACGGCAACAAGCCCAGCTACGGCGGTGGCGAGCGTCGCGAAGGCGGCAGCAGCTACGGTAACAAGCCGGCCTACGGCAACAAAGCCAGCTACGGCGACAAGCCCAGCTATGGCAACAAGCCGAGCTACGGTACGCCCCGCGAGTATGATACCCGTCCGGCACCCCGTACTCCCCGCAACGAGAGCTTCGACGAATAAAGACTGCAGATTCTAAAGAATCAGTCGGACAAGTACGGATTCGGTCGGGTTATTGCAACCCGGCCGATATCCACCAGTTTAGGTAGTTGTTCGTTATATGTTTATTGTTTGTTGGTGATAGTTAGGATACCTGTATTGTTAACGTCAGTGCTATAAAAAAGGCCCCTCGATTATTCGAGGGGCCTTTTTTCATTTATTCGGAGCAATTATAAGGACCTTTTGAAAAGAATAATTTGAATCCGTTCTTATCCGTCCAATCCGTTAAAATCTGCGGTCCTTATTTCGACGCATCACGCAGGGCTTTTATTTTGTCGTGGCCTTCAACCACACCCTGGTACTGCTTTTCGATGACCGATTTCAGGGTAGCTGGTAGGCCATCGGCCTTCAGCGCGGTTTGGTAAGCTTTCTTGGCGTAGTCTTCGCCGCGCTCGCACTCGACGAGAATGCTGTGACGGTCTTTGCCGGTTACGGCCGATTTCAGGTCAATCCAGGCGCGGTGCACGGCACCGGTGATGGAGCCCTGGGCACCTTCATTGGTGTCGGGCTTGAGGTCCAGCTTGAACATTTGGTCCTCAATTTCATTAAGGTAGCTCGAGCGCTGGGCGGCAAAATGCTTGAACGTGTCCTTCAGGTCGGCGTCTTGCACATCGACCATGGCTTCGGCGTAGCCTTTCTGACCGTCTTTGAGGGTTTCAACCAATTCGTTGAGCAGGGCTTGGGTGGCTTTGGCTTCCATGAGGAAAGGTGAATTTGAGGTGAAAGATTATGAATATCTTTACTGCCTGCCCGCTCGTAAGGTTACACTACCACGGCCAACGGTTTGGCCATAGCTCGTCCGGCTAAAAAGCCAGTAGTCCAGGCCGCCTGAAAGTTGAAGCCGCCGGTAATGCCATCAATATCGAGTACCTCGCCGGCAAAATATAGGCCGGGTACGCGGCGGCTCTGCATGGTTTTTAGGTCGACTTCATCGAGCACGATGCCGCCGCAGGTCACAAATTCCTCTTTATAAGTGGTTTTGCCGCGCACGGCCAGCGGCATTCGGAGCAATAATTCAAGC
This region includes:
- a CDS encoding acyl-CoA thioesterase, giving the protein MPDAPAHAFSHDFQVPTSAIDALGHANNVEYVRWVQDVAGAHWLSICPAELHDQIIWVVREHRIRYLQSAFAGETLRASTWVGETSGATSLRYTRLTRAADGVLLCEAETTWVLLDPKSGRPVRVTAEMVSWLTVSTNP
- a CDS encoding cold-shock protein; the protein is MPTGTVKFFNETKGFGFIKNDETGDDIFVHISDLQVSSIRENDKVQFEVAQGKKGPNAVKVTLV
- a CDS encoding DEAD/DEAH box helicase, whose product is MEAEKIVVRFDELNLSEEVQRAITEMGYEEASAIQAAAIPVLLAGKDVIGQAQTGTGKTAAFSIPAIDNIDTESKDVQVLVLCPTRELAVQVSGEIQKLGKYKRGLMVVPIYGGSPYDRQLRALERGVQIVIGTPGRIMDHIERGTLKLENTTKIILDEADEMLDMGFRDDIEFILSKMPKERQTVFFSATMSKPIMELTKKYQRDPQVVKVNHKTMTVTNIEQSYFEVRGPQKKDVLTRILDMYNLKSTIVFANTKRMVDEIVADLQAKGYFAEGLHGDMGQQQRQNTLDKFRKSTIEVLVATDVAARGIDVDNVEAVFNYDLPADEEYYVHRIGRTGRAGKSGKAFTFVSGRDIYKLRDIMRFTKADIKLAQVPSFADVSEVKTTLFLNQIKEIVEKGNLEKYVGRVQRLLDQSEEITSLDIAAALLKMTMKEDKSAQQSLDASKAAGQARPGYTRLFVTMGKKDRIHPRDIVDLISESSNLTGAKVGDIALYDKFSFVEVPSEYADEIVGKLGRTSIQGTPVSFSIATPVQEGAAKEEGFNRTGGTGGPGGFGGDRERRPFNGGERREGGSGYGGGYKGGNRGGGSFGGGERREGGSGYGGGYKGNRDGGSGYGNKPSYGGGERREGGSSYGNKPAYGNKASYGDKPSYGNKPSYGTPREYDTRPAPRTPRNESFDE
- a CDS encoding PA2169 family four-helix-bundle protein is translated as MEAKATQALLNELVETLKDGQKGYAEAMVDVQDADLKDTFKHFAAQRSSYLNEIEDQMFKLDLKPDTNEGAQGSITGAVHRAWIDLKSAVTGKDRHSILVECERGEDYAKKAYQTALKADGLPATLKSVIEKQYQGVVEGHDKIKALRDASK